The Bacteroidota bacterium DNA window CCCGCCAGCTGGCAGCAATCACAACTGTCAGAAGCCTGAAAGAACTCATTGGATTGGAACATTTTACTGATTAAGGACTGAATACCTATGAATGATCCTTTCTCACTGGAAAGAAAAAGAATAGTCATCACCGGCGCATCATCCGGGATTGGAAGGTGGGTGGCTATTGAGTGGTTAAGGAAAGGAACTTCTTTACTGAATGGAGGCTATTCAGCCAAATAAATTATTGAACCGGTTAAGCTCCTGAATAATCAGCTTATGTTTTTCACTTCATTTCATTTCTTCATCTTCTTTCCGGTAGTTGTTCTTATTTATTATTTTATCCCGCACCGATTCCGCTGGATTTGGCTTTTACTCACCAGTTCTGTCTTTTATCTGGCCTTCAGCTGGAAATACCTGCTTCTGTTCTTTGGTGTTATACTTGTCAATTATTTCATCGGAATCAAAATATATACTTCTGACGGGCATTTCAGAAAAAAGCTCTATATCACCGGAATCATCGTCAATATCCTTATCCTTTGCTTCTTTAAGTACTTCAATTATTTAGCTATTGATTTTACCAAAATTGCAGAGTTCCTTCATCTTCATTATCCCGATCAATTCGTGAACATCATCCTGCCTCTTGGATTATCCTATTTAATTTTTACGGCCATTTCATATTTGATCGATATTAAGCGACAGGAGATACATTCTGAAAGACACATAGGTATTCTGGCTTCGTATTTTCTGTTTTTCCCGAAAGTGGCACAGGGTCCTATTGAAAGAGCAGGACACGTATTGCCTCAGTTTCACAAGAAGCATCATTTTGATTATGATGGGTTTACTGCAGGACTGAAACTGATGGCATGGGGATTTTTTAAGAAACTGGTCATGGCCGACAGTCTTGCAGTATTTGTGAATGCCGTGTATTCCAACCCTCAAAACAGCCATGGGCTGGTTTTAATAATCGGCACCGTATGTTTTGCTTTTCAACTCTATGCCGACTTTTCAGGTTATACCGACATAGCTCTCGGAGCGGCACAGGTATTAGGATTTGACCTCATGCAGAACTTTCGCAGACCATATCTTGCCCGATCGGTCAGGGACTTCTGGACCCGCTGGCATATTAGCCTCTCATCATGGTGCAGCGATTATGTTTTTCTGCCTATCGTTGAGCATACCTATGATCTTAAAAGAAAGCTAAAAAAAGTCAAATTTCTTCACAGACTCAGTGCAGAAAAGATAATGTATGTAGCAGCAACTCTTACAACTTTCATCATAATTGGCATTTGGCATGGAGTAGGATGGAATTACCTTATAGTAGGTCTATTATTCGGCTTTTATGTCAGCTTTGACATGCTTACGAAAAACCTCAGCAGGAAGGTAAACATTAAAACTGGTATTACAAAACGTCCTCTTCTTTTTCAAAATATCCAGATCGTAACGACTTTCTTTATGCTCTGTCTCCCATGGATTTTCTTCAGGGCAAATACGATGAATGATGCGGTTATCATGATCCAAAACCTGTTTCAGGGATGGTCATTACAGGAAATAAAAAAATCCTTTGTTTTATTATATCATAACGGGATAAATGAGCGGTTGATTATTATCATGTTTTTGTCAACCCTGTTGCTGATTATAACAGACATTTTATCAGAGAAAAGAGACATTTTACTGAGGATTGCTGAGAAGCCGTTATTTATCCGGTGGGCCATCTATTACCTGCTCATCAT harbors:
- a CDS encoding MBOAT family protein, whose amino-acid sequence is MFFTSFHFFIFFPVVVLIYYFIPHRFRWIWLLLTSSVFYLAFSWKYLLLFFGVILVNYFIGIKIYTSDGHFRKKLYITGIIVNILILCFFKYFNYLAIDFTKIAEFLHLHYPDQFVNIILPLGLSYLIFTAISYLIDIKRQEIHSERHIGILASYFLFFPKVAQGPIERAGHVLPQFHKKHHFDYDGFTAGLKLMAWGFFKKLVMADSLAVFVNAVYSNPQNSHGLVLIIGTVCFAFQLYADFSGYTDIALGAAQVLGFDLMQNFRRPYLARSVRDFWTRWHISLSSWCSDYVFLPIVEHTYDLKRKLKKVKFLHRLSAEKIMYVAATLTTFIIIGIWHGVGWNYLIVGLLFGFYVSFDMLTKNLSRKVNIKTGITKRPLLFQNIQIVTTFFMLCLPWIFFRANTMNDAVIMIQNLFQGWSLQEIKKSFVLLYHNGINERLIIIMFLSTLLLIITDILSEKRDILLRIAEKPLFIRWAIYYLLIIAIIAFSTTESKQFIYMQF